In one Pungitius pungitius chromosome 13, fPunPun2.1, whole genome shotgun sequence genomic region, the following are encoded:
- the LOC119214231 gene encoding receptor-type tyrosine-protein phosphatase epsilon-like isoform X1 produces the protein MVTMVLFLIGISIAVNNSSHGNQTAGNPTHQGAHVLPSTLVISLLLIIIVLLTIYCLRFKNHRKALVTSVDKKIPNGFLEEQGEQTVVLLPRSPSPSKRYFPIPLDSLEEEYRIRSADDGKLFREEFNSLPCYYHHGSFEEASREHNREKNRYPNILPYDHSRVLLNHLDGHPCSDYINASYIDGFKEKNKFIAAQGPKLETVADFWRMIWEQKTATIVMLTNLKERKEDKCYQYWPEKGCWMYGNVRVAMEDFTVLVDYTIRKFCVQYQGSDGLRAPRLVTQLHFTSWPDFGVPFSPIGMLKFLKKVKTVNPSYAGPVVVHCSAGVGRTGTFIVIDSVIDMMHTEQRVDVFGSVSRIREQRCQLIQTDMQYSFIYQAVLEYYLYGDTELDVCSLEGHLQRLHNTRAPHDRLGLEEEFRKLTNVRIMKENMRTGNLPANMKKNRVLQIIPYDFNRVMLSVRRGHEFTDYVNASFIDGYRQKDYFIATQGPLSHTVEDFWRMVWEWRCHSIVMLTELKEREQEKCFQYWPSEGSVTFGDYSVALTGDTQCETFTLKDMVLTYGPEKQSQHVRHFHFHGWPEIGIPAEGRGMIDIIAAVQRQQQQSGNRPIIVHCSAGAGRTGTFVALSNILERVKAEGLLDVFQTVKSLRMQRPHMVQTVEQYDFCYRVVQDFVDIFSDYANFK, from the exons ATGG TGACAATGGTGTTGTTTCTGATTGGGATCTCTATTGCTGTGAATAATTCATCTCATGGGAACCAAACTGCAG GGAACCCCACCCATCAGGGGGCTCACGTGCTGCCCTCCACACTGGTCATATCCctgctcctcatcatcatcgtcttGCTGACGATCTACTGTCTGAG GTTCAAGAACCACAGGAAAGCTCTAGTTACCTCGGTGGATAAAAAGATTCCAAATGGCTTCTTGGAGGAACAAG GTGAGCAGACAGTGGTCCTCCTTCCCCGATCTCCGTCGCCTTCCAAGAGGTACTTCCCCATCCCTCTGGACTCGCTGGAGGAGGAGTACCGGATACGCTCCGCCGACGACGGCAAGCTCTTCAGAGAGGAGTTCAAT TCGCTGCCGTGTTACTACCACCACGGGTCCTTTGAGGAGGCCAGCAGAGAGCacaacagagagaaaaacagataCCCAAACATTTTACCAT ATGATCATTCACGAGTGCTGTTAAATCATCTTGATGGACATCCGTGTTCAGACTACATAAACGCCTCTTACATCGAT GGTTTTAAAGAGAAGAATAAATTCATCGCAGCTCAAG GCCCGAAGCTTGAAACAGTGGCTGACTTCTGGCGGATGATTTGGGAACAGAAAACAGCAACGATAGTGATGCTGACCAAtctgaaggaaaggaaagag GACAAATGTTACCAGTATTGGCCAGAAAAAGGCTGCTGGATGTACGGAAACGTGAGGGTGGCGATGGAGGACTTCACTGTGCTAGTGGACTACACCATCAGAAAATTTTGTGTTCAATAT CAGGGCAGCGATGGCCTGCGGGCGCCGCGGCTGGTCACCCAGCTCCACTTCACCAGCTGGCCGGACTTCGGCGTGCCGTTCTCACCCATCGGCATGCTGAAGTTCCTCAAGAAGGTCAAGACCGTCAATCCGTCCTACGCCGGACCCGTCGTTGTGCACTGCAG TGCCGGCGTGGGGAGGACGGGGACGTTCATTGTCATAGACAGCGTGATCGACATGATGCACACGGAGCAGAGGGTGGATGTCTTCGGCTCCGTGAGCAGAATACGGGAGCAGCGCTGTCAGCTCATCCAGACAGAT aTGCAGTACTCCTTCATCTACCAGGCTGTGCTGGAGTACTATCTGTATGGAGACACGGAGCTGGACGTGTGCTCTCTGGAGGGCCATCTGCAGAGGCTTCACAACACCAGAGCTCCCCACGACAGGCTGGGCCTGGAAGAGGAGTTCAGG AAGCTGACCAACGTCCGCATAATGAAGGAGAACATGAGAACCGGGAACCTTCCTGCCAACATGAAGAAGAACCGCGTGCTCCAGATCATCCCGT ACGATTTCAACCGAGTAATGCTCTCGGTGAGAAGAGGACACGAGTTCACCGACTACGTCAATGCCTCCTTCATTGAT GGCTACAGGCAGAAGGACTATTTTATCGCAACCCAGGgcccactgtctcacacagtggaGGACTTCTGGAGGATGGTGTGGGAGTGGAGGTGTCATTCAATCGTTATGCTCACCGAACTCAAAGAGAGGGAGCAG GAAAAGTGCTTCCAGTATTGGCCATCAGAGGGCAGTGTAACATTTGGAGATTATTCCGTGGCGCTGACTGGAGATACTCAGTGTGAAACCTTCACTCTCAAAGACATGGTGCTCACCTACGGACCA GAAAAGCAGTCCCAACATGTCCGACACTTCCACTTCCACGGATGGCCTGAGATTGGAATACCAGCCGAGGGAAGAGGGATGATTGACATTATTGCCGCTgtgcagaggcagcagcagcagtctggAAACCGTCCCATAATTGTGCACTGCAG CGCTGGTGCGGGTCGGACCGGTACCTTTGTTGCCCTCAGTAACATCCTAGAGAGGGTGAAAGCTGAAGGCCTCCTGGACGTTTTTCAGACCGTCAAGAGTTTACGCATGCAGAGGCCCCACATGGTTCAGACTGTG GAGCAATACGACTTCTGCTACAGAGTGGTTCAGgattttgttgacattttctcAGACTATGCCAATTTTAAATAA
- the LOC119214231 gene encoding receptor-type tyrosine-protein phosphatase epsilon-like isoform X2: protein MVTMVLFLIGISIAVNNSSHGNQTAGNPTHQGAHVLPSTLVISLLLIIIVLLTIYCLRFKNHRKALVTSVDKKIPNGFLEEQGEQTVVLLPRSPSPSKRYFPIPLDSLEEEYRIRSADDGKLFREEFNSLPCYYHHGSFEEASREHNREKNRYPNILPYDHSRVLLNHLDGHPCSDYINASYIDGFKEKNKFIAAQGPKLETVADFWRMIWEQKTATIVMLTNLKERKEDKCYQYWPEKGCWMYGNVRVAMEDFTVLVDYTIRKFCVQYGSDGLRAPRLVTQLHFTSWPDFGVPFSPIGMLKFLKKVKTVNPSYAGPVVVHCSAGVGRTGTFIVIDSVIDMMHTEQRVDVFGSVSRIREQRCQLIQTDMQYSFIYQAVLEYYLYGDTELDVCSLEGHLQRLHNTRAPHDRLGLEEEFRKLTNVRIMKENMRTGNLPANMKKNRVLQIIPYDFNRVMLSVRRGHEFTDYVNASFIDGYRQKDYFIATQGPLSHTVEDFWRMVWEWRCHSIVMLTELKEREQEKCFQYWPSEGSVTFGDYSVALTGDTQCETFTLKDMVLTYGPEKQSQHVRHFHFHGWPEIGIPAEGRGMIDIIAAVQRQQQQSGNRPIIVHCSAGAGRTGTFVALSNILERVKAEGLLDVFQTVKSLRMQRPHMVQTVEQYDFCYRVVQDFVDIFSDYANFK, encoded by the exons ATGG TGACAATGGTGTTGTTTCTGATTGGGATCTCTATTGCTGTGAATAATTCATCTCATGGGAACCAAACTGCAG GGAACCCCACCCATCAGGGGGCTCACGTGCTGCCCTCCACACTGGTCATATCCctgctcctcatcatcatcgtcttGCTGACGATCTACTGTCTGAG GTTCAAGAACCACAGGAAAGCTCTAGTTACCTCGGTGGATAAAAAGATTCCAAATGGCTTCTTGGAGGAACAAG GTGAGCAGACAGTGGTCCTCCTTCCCCGATCTCCGTCGCCTTCCAAGAGGTACTTCCCCATCCCTCTGGACTCGCTGGAGGAGGAGTACCGGATACGCTCCGCCGACGACGGCAAGCTCTTCAGAGAGGAGTTCAAT TCGCTGCCGTGTTACTACCACCACGGGTCCTTTGAGGAGGCCAGCAGAGAGCacaacagagagaaaaacagataCCCAAACATTTTACCAT ATGATCATTCACGAGTGCTGTTAAATCATCTTGATGGACATCCGTGTTCAGACTACATAAACGCCTCTTACATCGAT GGTTTTAAAGAGAAGAATAAATTCATCGCAGCTCAAG GCCCGAAGCTTGAAACAGTGGCTGACTTCTGGCGGATGATTTGGGAACAGAAAACAGCAACGATAGTGATGCTGACCAAtctgaaggaaaggaaagag GACAAATGTTACCAGTATTGGCCAGAAAAAGGCTGCTGGATGTACGGAAACGTGAGGGTGGCGATGGAGGACTTCACTGTGCTAGTGGACTACACCATCAGAAAATTTTGTGTTCAATAT GGCAGCGATGGCCTGCGGGCGCCGCGGCTGGTCACCCAGCTCCACTTCACCAGCTGGCCGGACTTCGGCGTGCCGTTCTCACCCATCGGCATGCTGAAGTTCCTCAAGAAGGTCAAGACCGTCAATCCGTCCTACGCCGGACCCGTCGTTGTGCACTGCAG TGCCGGCGTGGGGAGGACGGGGACGTTCATTGTCATAGACAGCGTGATCGACATGATGCACACGGAGCAGAGGGTGGATGTCTTCGGCTCCGTGAGCAGAATACGGGAGCAGCGCTGTCAGCTCATCCAGACAGAT aTGCAGTACTCCTTCATCTACCAGGCTGTGCTGGAGTACTATCTGTATGGAGACACGGAGCTGGACGTGTGCTCTCTGGAGGGCCATCTGCAGAGGCTTCACAACACCAGAGCTCCCCACGACAGGCTGGGCCTGGAAGAGGAGTTCAGG AAGCTGACCAACGTCCGCATAATGAAGGAGAACATGAGAACCGGGAACCTTCCTGCCAACATGAAGAAGAACCGCGTGCTCCAGATCATCCCGT ACGATTTCAACCGAGTAATGCTCTCGGTGAGAAGAGGACACGAGTTCACCGACTACGTCAATGCCTCCTTCATTGAT GGCTACAGGCAGAAGGACTATTTTATCGCAACCCAGGgcccactgtctcacacagtggaGGACTTCTGGAGGATGGTGTGGGAGTGGAGGTGTCATTCAATCGTTATGCTCACCGAACTCAAAGAGAGGGAGCAG GAAAAGTGCTTCCAGTATTGGCCATCAGAGGGCAGTGTAACATTTGGAGATTATTCCGTGGCGCTGACTGGAGATACTCAGTGTGAAACCTTCACTCTCAAAGACATGGTGCTCACCTACGGACCA GAAAAGCAGTCCCAACATGTCCGACACTTCCACTTCCACGGATGGCCTGAGATTGGAATACCAGCCGAGGGAAGAGGGATGATTGACATTATTGCCGCTgtgcagaggcagcagcagcagtctggAAACCGTCCCATAATTGTGCACTGCAG CGCTGGTGCGGGTCGGACCGGTACCTTTGTTGCCCTCAGTAACATCCTAGAGAGGGTGAAAGCTGAAGGCCTCCTGGACGTTTTTCAGACCGTCAAGAGTTTACGCATGCAGAGGCCCCACATGGTTCAGACTGTG GAGCAATACGACTTCTGCTACAGAGTGGTTCAGgattttgttgacattttctcAGACTATGCCAATTTTAAATAA
- the LOC119214231 gene encoding receptor-type tyrosine-protein phosphatase epsilon-like isoform X3: MVLFLIGISIAVNNSSHGNQTAGNPTHQGAHVLPSTLVISLLLIIIVLLTIYCLRFKNHRKALVTSVDKKIPNGFLEEQGEQTVVLLPRSPSPSKRYFPIPLDSLEEEYRIRSADDGKLFREEFNSLPCYYHHGSFEEASREHNREKNRYPNILPYDHSRVLLNHLDGHPCSDYINASYIDGFKEKNKFIAAQGPKLETVADFWRMIWEQKTATIVMLTNLKERKEDKCYQYWPEKGCWMYGNVRVAMEDFTVLVDYTIRKFCVQYQGSDGLRAPRLVTQLHFTSWPDFGVPFSPIGMLKFLKKVKTVNPSYAGPVVVHCSAGVGRTGTFIVIDSVIDMMHTEQRVDVFGSVSRIREQRCQLIQTDMQYSFIYQAVLEYYLYGDTELDVCSLEGHLQRLHNTRAPHDRLGLEEEFRKLTNVRIMKENMRTGNLPANMKKNRVLQIIPYDFNRVMLSVRRGHEFTDYVNASFIDGYRQKDYFIATQGPLSHTVEDFWRMVWEWRCHSIVMLTELKEREQEKCFQYWPSEGSVTFGDYSVALTGDTQCETFTLKDMVLTYGPEKQSQHVRHFHFHGWPEIGIPAEGRGMIDIIAAVQRQQQQSGNRPIIVHCSAGAGRTGTFVALSNILERVKAEGLLDVFQTVKSLRMQRPHMVQTVEQYDFCYRVVQDFVDIFSDYANFK, encoded by the exons ATGGTGTTGTTTCTGATTGGGATCTCTATTGCTGTGAATAATTCATCTCATGGGAACCAAACTGCAG GGAACCCCACCCATCAGGGGGCTCACGTGCTGCCCTCCACACTGGTCATATCCctgctcctcatcatcatcgtcttGCTGACGATCTACTGTCTGAG GTTCAAGAACCACAGGAAAGCTCTAGTTACCTCGGTGGATAAAAAGATTCCAAATGGCTTCTTGGAGGAACAAG GTGAGCAGACAGTGGTCCTCCTTCCCCGATCTCCGTCGCCTTCCAAGAGGTACTTCCCCATCCCTCTGGACTCGCTGGAGGAGGAGTACCGGATACGCTCCGCCGACGACGGCAAGCTCTTCAGAGAGGAGTTCAAT TCGCTGCCGTGTTACTACCACCACGGGTCCTTTGAGGAGGCCAGCAGAGAGCacaacagagagaaaaacagataCCCAAACATTTTACCAT ATGATCATTCACGAGTGCTGTTAAATCATCTTGATGGACATCCGTGTTCAGACTACATAAACGCCTCTTACATCGAT GGTTTTAAAGAGAAGAATAAATTCATCGCAGCTCAAG GCCCGAAGCTTGAAACAGTGGCTGACTTCTGGCGGATGATTTGGGAACAGAAAACAGCAACGATAGTGATGCTGACCAAtctgaaggaaaggaaagag GACAAATGTTACCAGTATTGGCCAGAAAAAGGCTGCTGGATGTACGGAAACGTGAGGGTGGCGATGGAGGACTTCACTGTGCTAGTGGACTACACCATCAGAAAATTTTGTGTTCAATAT CAGGGCAGCGATGGCCTGCGGGCGCCGCGGCTGGTCACCCAGCTCCACTTCACCAGCTGGCCGGACTTCGGCGTGCCGTTCTCACCCATCGGCATGCTGAAGTTCCTCAAGAAGGTCAAGACCGTCAATCCGTCCTACGCCGGACCCGTCGTTGTGCACTGCAG TGCCGGCGTGGGGAGGACGGGGACGTTCATTGTCATAGACAGCGTGATCGACATGATGCACACGGAGCAGAGGGTGGATGTCTTCGGCTCCGTGAGCAGAATACGGGAGCAGCGCTGTCAGCTCATCCAGACAGAT aTGCAGTACTCCTTCATCTACCAGGCTGTGCTGGAGTACTATCTGTATGGAGACACGGAGCTGGACGTGTGCTCTCTGGAGGGCCATCTGCAGAGGCTTCACAACACCAGAGCTCCCCACGACAGGCTGGGCCTGGAAGAGGAGTTCAGG AAGCTGACCAACGTCCGCATAATGAAGGAGAACATGAGAACCGGGAACCTTCCTGCCAACATGAAGAAGAACCGCGTGCTCCAGATCATCCCGT ACGATTTCAACCGAGTAATGCTCTCGGTGAGAAGAGGACACGAGTTCACCGACTACGTCAATGCCTCCTTCATTGAT GGCTACAGGCAGAAGGACTATTTTATCGCAACCCAGGgcccactgtctcacacagtggaGGACTTCTGGAGGATGGTGTGGGAGTGGAGGTGTCATTCAATCGTTATGCTCACCGAACTCAAAGAGAGGGAGCAG GAAAAGTGCTTCCAGTATTGGCCATCAGAGGGCAGTGTAACATTTGGAGATTATTCCGTGGCGCTGACTGGAGATACTCAGTGTGAAACCTTCACTCTCAAAGACATGGTGCTCACCTACGGACCA GAAAAGCAGTCCCAACATGTCCGACACTTCCACTTCCACGGATGGCCTGAGATTGGAATACCAGCCGAGGGAAGAGGGATGATTGACATTATTGCCGCTgtgcagaggcagcagcagcagtctggAAACCGTCCCATAATTGTGCACTGCAG CGCTGGTGCGGGTCGGACCGGTACCTTTGTTGCCCTCAGTAACATCCTAGAGAGGGTGAAAGCTGAAGGCCTCCTGGACGTTTTTCAGACCGTCAAGAGTTTACGCATGCAGAGGCCCCACATGGTTCAGACTGTG GAGCAATACGACTTCTGCTACAGAGTGGTTCAGgattttgttgacattttctcAGACTATGCCAATTTTAAATAA
- the gnrh3 gene encoding gonadotropin-releasing hormone 3 has product MEASNRMMVQLLMLALVVQVTLSQHWSYGWLPGGKRSVGELEATIRMMGTGGVESLPEEASAQTQERLRPYNAMNDDYSPSERKRKFQNN; this is encoded by the exons ATGGAAGCGAGCAACAGAATGATGGTGCAGCTGTTGATGCTGGCGTTGGTGGTCCAGGTCACCCTGTCCCAACACTGGTCCTATGGGTGGCTACCAGGTGGGAAGAGAAGTGTGGGAGAGCTGGAGGCTACCATCAGG ATGATGGGTACGGGAGGAGTCGAGTCTCTTCCAGAAGAGGCGAGCGCCCAGACCCAAGAGAGACTTAGACCATACAATGCA ATGAATGACGATTACAGTCCTTCTGAGCGAAAGAGAAAGTTCCAGAATAACTGA